A genomic stretch from Erigeron canadensis isolate Cc75 chromosome 9, C_canadensis_v1, whole genome shotgun sequence includes:
- the LOC122583642 gene encoding receptor-like protein kinase ANXUR2 encodes MSFIKEFQHLKISLEDLKSATNNFAERNCIGSGGFGKVYKGEILLSGVLTMVAVKRLNTIHGQGTNEFWKEVMLLSQFKHENLVTLLGYCNEGGENLLVYEYLSNKSLDLHLNSVHLSWGQRLNICLEAAMGLQYLHEPVEGSQQRVLHRDIKSADILLDHNWRPRIADFGLSKLGPANQQYTFLFSNAVRTQGYCDPLYANGGLLTKECDVYFFGVVLFEVLCGRPCILPNYVDIHRCLPELSRKCYVENKMDTIISSGLRDIISPMCAERFSAIAYKCLQLDRAKRPTMDEVVEQLRSAIHYQVCFI; translated from the coding sequence ATGTCTTTTATTAAAGAGTTCCAACATCTCAAAATTTCACTTGAAGATTTAAAATCTGCCACCAATAATTTTGCGGAACGCAACTGTATCGGCAGTGGTGGGTTCGGAAAAGTTTATAAAGGAGAAATTCTCTTATCTGGCGTGCTCACCATGGTTGCCGTAAAGCGTTTGAATACAATACATGGACAAGGAACCAATGAATTTTGGAAAGAAGTAATGTTACTTTCTCAGTTCAAACATGAAAATCTTGTCACCCTCTTAGGCTATTGTAATGAGGGTGGTGAGAATCTTCTTGTTTACGAGTATCTATCCAACAAAAGTCTGGACTTACACTTAAATAGCGTACATCTCTCCTGGGGTCAACGTCTTAACATATGCCTAGAGGCTGCCATGGGACTACAATATCTTCATGAACCTGTAGAGGGGAGTCAGCAAAGAGTTTTACATCGGGATATCAAAAGCGCAGATATATTGTTGGATCATAATTGGAGACCCAGGATAGCAGACTTTGGTTTGTCCAAACTAGGTCCTGCTAACCAACAATATACTTTTCTTTTCTCAAATGCAGTGCGTACGCAGGGATATTGTGATCCCTTGTATGCGAATGGAGGCTTATTGACAAAAGAATGTGATGTCTATTTTTTTGGTGTGGTTTTGTTTGAAGTTCTTTGTGGAAGACCATGTATACTACCAAATTATGTCGATATCCATAGATGTTTACCAGAATTGTCAAGGAAATGCTACGTAGAAAATAAAATGGATACAATCATTTCTAGCGGACTACGGGATATAATATCGCCAATGTGTGCAGAAAGGTTTTCAGCAATTGCATATAAATGTTTGCAGTTAGACCGTGCGAAAAGACCAACTATGGATGAAGTTGTGGAACAGCTTAGAAGTGCAATTCATTATCAAGTATGTTTTATCTAA
- the LOC122583643 gene encoding uncharacterized protein LOC122583643: MSSSDEDSVSYMSKYIVDAEILNTFVNIIEDEEAEAESSRMADKPKIPRRSITRNHVEASTRLYNHYFAPQPVYPADYFRRRFRMPKEMFLRIVNDIYNFDAVQPLPPHFAFFHNAPTDAVGRPTLNIFQKCTSAIRQLAYGSTADQLDEYLEMGAQTSADSLNSFCKCVIQLYHAEILRKPTQEDVNHVTTKHEAVHGFPGMLGSVDCMHWAWRNCPIAWQGQYTRGDKRHPTIMLEAVVSYDLWLWHAYFGPAGSNNDINILNESDLFDQFLQDKAPAVNFTVNGQQFTKGYYLADGIYPEWATLVKSFKCPMDPKTSKFKHFQESARKDVERAFGVLQGRWRILQQGARPLIKY; encoded by the coding sequence ATGTCGAGTTCCGACGAAGATTCAGTTTCATACATGAGTAAATATATAGTAGATGCCGAAATTTTAAACACTTTCGTTAATATAATCGAAGATGAAGAAGCAGAAGCAGAGAGCTCGAGAATGGCCGACAAACCAAAAATACCGAGACGATCAATAACCAGAAACCATGTGGAAGCCTCCACACGTTTATACAATCATTACTTTGCCCCACAACCCGTTTATCCTGCCGATTATTTTAGAAGGCGTTTTCGAATGCCGAAAGAAATGTTTCTTCGTATAGTGAAcgatatatataactttgacgCTGTACAACCATTACCGCCCCACTTTGCATTCTTCCACAACGCTCCAACCGATGCTGTGGGTCGGCCGACGttaaacatttttcagaaatgTACTTCCGCTATACGCCAACTGGCTTATGGTTCTACTGCCGACCAGTTAGATGAATACCTCGAAATGGGTGCTCAAACGTCTGCCGATTCGTTGAACTCCTTCTGCAAATGTGTTATTCAATTATATCACGCCGAGATTTTGAGAAAACCAACACAAGAAGATGTTAACCACGTGACCACTAAACATGAGGCGGTACATGGTTTTCCGGGTATGCTTGGAAGCgttgattgtatgcattgggCTTGGAGAAACTGCCCAATAGCATGGCAAGGCCAATACACTCGTGGTGACAAAAGACACCCGACGATTATGCTTGAAGCGGTTGTTTCGTATGATTTGTGGCTTTGGCATGCTTACTTTGGGCCCGCcggttcgaacaacgacatcaacatCCTTAATGAATCTGACTTGTTCGACCAGTTTCTCCAAGATAAAGCTCCTGCGGTAAATTTCACCGTTAATGGCCAACAGTTTACAAAGGGTTATTATCTAGCTGATGGTATTTATCCAGAATGGGCTAcacttgtcaagtctttcaaGTGTCCCATGGACCCTAAGACCTCTAAATTCAAACACTTCCAAGAGTCTGCAAGAAAAGACGTGGAACGTGCTTTTGGGGTACTTCAAGGCCGATGGAGAATCCTTCAACAGGGTGCGCGTCCattaattaagtattaa
- the LOC122583644 gene encoding uncharacterized protein LOC122583644: protein MDDDRPQRSINQQSTLQKVPLKEIQAATNNFEICFYETEDGERYYEGERASILGIPTSVFIKRYPEHTGHYLDELRQATDLQHPNVLSAFGYCNEKGEEILVYEYPELGILDEYLNQSNGPASPCLTWQQRLEICSGAAHGLAYLHSQDQLYGARDAYLSPERIIDDEDVELTKECNVYSFGMVLFEFLCGGLCTQKVNGYMLSAKRMREFYEKKKLYKIVDPVLRQEKTSSSSLEKYSAIAYQCLSYDPQTRPSMNDVAIELGELFNIESSIQQQSKIQKVSLKEIQAATNYFKKCIGKTPDGKRVYEGELSIFGTPTRVYITRYRKHTGNFSDDLDDSTKLQHPNVLSALGYCNEKGEEIMVYEYKERGSLVQYIRRSNRSTSTSLTWRERLEICAGAAHGLAYLHSQDVCSLEFRSASILLDDKWVAKVVDDAYKSPENISAKTSTALNNAYKSPESIVDDKHTEEGNAYTFGIILFEVLCGRLCTEVVDRHVLSVEEMKDLYKRKKVYNFVDPVLRQENISSSFVEKYSAIAYQCLSYDPKERPSMDDVAVELEEILDIERSINQQSTIQKVPLKEIQAATNNFEICFYETESGKRVYKGEKLSILGIPTTVLINRYPEHTGYYLNDLDVSTELQHPNVLSALGYCNEKGEEIMVYEYPERGSLDQYIRRSNRPASTSLTWRQRLEICAGAAHGLAFLHSQDQVQIDFQSSYILLDDKWVAKISDLEISTQDSTDVDAYKSPESIYTDDKHTEPTKESNAYTFGIILFEVLCGRLCTEVVDGYMLSAEEMTELYHRKKVYNFVDPVLRQENISSYTVKKYLAIADRCLSRYPNERPSMDDVAVELEEILDIELVEDIKVACHELADATNYDPDGSLMDDLIEDADRLVSCLAPKIPEALDFSMMCASSKCCEYVLNTLTLAFENKRLAHAVNQRTLTICLQSFCFGF from the exons ATGGATGATGAT CGCCCGCAGAGGAGCATTAATCAACAAAGCACACTACAGAAAGTACCATTGAAAGAGATACAAGCAGCAACCAATAACTTCGAAATCTGTTTTTACGAAACTGAAGATGGCGAACGATATTACGAAGGGGAACGAGCTTCCATCTTAGGAATACCTACAAGCGTGTTTATAAAGAGGTATCCTGAGCATACGGGTCATTATTTGGATGAGCTGAGGCAGGCCACTGACCTACAGCATCCAAATGTTTTGTCGGCTTTCGGTTACTGCAACGAGAAAGGGGAGGAGATTTTGGTGTATGAGTATCCGGAGCTTGGAATCTTAGATGAGTATCTAAATCAAAGCAATGGACCAGCTTCTCCTTGTCTCACGTGGCAACAAAGACTTGAAATATGTTCAGGTGCAGCTCATGGATTAGCTTACCTCCATAGTCAAGACCAG CTTTACGGGGCACGTGATGCTTATTTATCACCCGAAAGGATTATTGACGATGAAGACGTGGAACTGACGAAAGAATGCAATGTATATTCTTTCGGCATGGTATTATTTGAATTTCTGTGTGGGGGGTTGTGCACCCAAAAGGTAAATGGCTACATGTTGTCAGCCAAACGGATGAGAGAGTTCTATGAAAAGAAGAAACTTTATAAGATTGTTGATCCTGTTTTAAGACAAGAGAAGACCAGCTCATCTTCCTTGGAGAAATATTCAGCAATTGCGTATCAATGCTTGTCGTATGATCCACAAACACGACCTTCCATGAATGATGTCGCAATAGAGCTTGGAGAGTTATTCAATATCGAG AGCAGCATTCAACAACAAAGCAAAATACAGAAAGTATCATTGAAAGAGATACAAGCAGCAACCAATTACTTCAAAAAGTGTATTGGCAAAACTCCTGACGGCAAACGCGTATATGAAGGGGAACTTTCCATTTTCGGAACACCAACAAGGGTATATATAACAAGGTATCGTAAGCATACGGGTAATTTTTCGGACGACCTGGACGACTCCACTAAACTACAGCATCCAAATGTTTTGTCCGCTCTCGGTTACTGCAACGAGAAAGGGGAGGAGATTATGGTGTATGAGTACAAAGAGCGGGGAAGTTTAGTTCAGTATATAAGGCGTAGCAATCGATCAACGTCTACTAGTCTTACGTGGCGAGAAAGACTTGAAATATGCGCAGGTGCAGCTCACGGATTAGCTTACCTCCATAGTCAAGACGTGTGTAGCTTGGAATTTAGAAGCGCCTCGATTCTTCTGGATGACAAGTGGGTTGCCAAAGTTGTTGATGATGCTTATAAATCACCAGAAAACATATCGGCGAAAACTTCAACAGCTTTAAATAATGCTTATAAATCACCCGAAAGCATTGTTGATGATAAACACACGGAAGAAGGCAATGCGTATACTTTCGGCATAATATTGTTTGAAGTTCTGTGTGGGAGGTTGTGCACCGAAGTGGTAGATCGCCACGTGTTGTCAGTCGAAGAGATGAAAGACTTGTATAAAAGGAAGAAAGTTTATAACTTTGTTGATCCTGTTTTAAGACAAGAGAACATCAGCTCATCTTTCGTGGAGAAATATTCAGCAATTGCGTATCAATGCTTGTCGTATGATCCTAAAGAACGACCTTCCATGGATGATGTCGCAGTAGAGCTTGAAGAGATATTGGATATCGAG AGGAGCATTAATCAACAAAGCACAATACAGAAAGTACCATTGAAAGAGATACAAGCAGCAACCAATAACTTCGAAATCTGTTTTTACGAAACTGAAAGTGGCAAACGAGTTTACAAAGGGGAAAAACTTTCCATCTTAGGAATACCTACAACAGTGCTTATAAATAGGTATCCTGAGCATACGGGTTATTATTTGAATGACCTGGACGTCTCCACTGAACTACAGCATCCAAATGTTTTGTCCGCTCTCGGTTACTGCAACGAGAAGGGGGAGGAGATTATGGTGTATGAGTATCCCGAGCGTGGAAGCTTAGATCAGTATATAAGGCGTAGCAATAGACCAGCTTCTACTAGTCTTACGTGGAGACAAAGACTTGAAATATGCGCAGGCGCAGCTCATGGATTAGCTTTCCTCCATAGTCAAGACCAGGTGCAGATAGATTTTCAAAGCAGCTATATTCTTCTTGATGACAAATGGGTTGCTAAAATTAGTGATCTAGAAATATCCACACAAGATTCAACAGATGTTGATGCTTATAAATCACCCGAAAGCATTTATACTGATGATAAACACACGGAACCGACTAAAGAAAGCAATGCATATACTTTCGGCATAATATTATTTGAAGTTCTGTGTGGGAGGTTGTGCACCGAGGTGGTAGATGGCTACATGTTGTCAGCCGAAGAGATGACAGAGTTGTATCACAGGAAGAAAGTTTACAACTTTGTTGATCCGGTTTTAAGACAAGAGAACATCAGCTCATATACCGTGAAGAAATATTTAGCAATTGCGGATCGATGCTTGTCGCGTTATCCTAATGAACGACCTTCCATGGATGATGTCGCCGTAGAGCTCGAAGAAATATTGGATATCGAG TTGGTTGAAGACATTAAAGTTGCGTGCCATGAGTTGGCTGATGCAACCAATTATGACCCTGATGGTAGTTTGATGGACGATCTAATAGAAGATGCTGACAGGCTTGTTTCTTGTTTAGCACCTAAA ATCCCAGAGGCTCTTGACTTTAGCATGATGTGTGCTTCTTCAAAATGTTGCGAATATGTTCTCAACACACTCACGTTG GCATTTGAAAATAAGCGGCTTGCTCATGCTGTCAACCAGAGAACACTCACAATTTGTTTACAGAGCTTTTGCTTTGGCTTTTAG
- the LOC122582795 gene encoding receptor-like protein kinase FERONIA, giving the protein MSFIEEFKHFKIPFEVLESATNNFSDTNCIGDGGFGKVYKGEILLSGVLTMVAVKRLDESNGQGRTEFWKEITMLFQYKHQNLVSLLGFCDEGSEKLLVYEYLSKKSLDLYLDSVDLTWMQRLLICHGAAKGLRYLHEPVEGSKHRVLHRDIKSANILLDHNWRSKITDFGLSRMAPANQEFTLLFSNATGTGGYCDPLYQYTGLLTKESDVYSFGVVLFEVLCGRVAYAQDNNDIALVPLAHKCYEENKLDTIIHSGIRDTISPKSLERFTAIAFQCLQMNREERPLMAKIQEEIEIAYRYQEFANISLPEVPMEEIEVATGNFKLCISEINEYYQVYEGELSISGGKPTMVFIRRFSDSFPGSTNLYLYQLIYFSQFSGEELTNILPVVGYCDHEEKGKFVVHKYAQRGSLDQYISTHTSTTLTWLQRLQICAGAAHGLQGLHYQRMMLRAIRSAKIFLDDNWIAHVCNFVISSPSSSTSLDDVAADRVYGAPEVVVSTGNASLKGDVYSFGVVLFEVLCGRLFTEEVDGVMLSPKLIKEFFEQKKLDEIVDPALLTKDNVSSDSLDTYSAIAYRCLHDDPKQRPSMDVVVQELEELLRIERNKT; this is encoded by the exons ATGTCTTTCATAGAAGAATTCAAACATTTCAAAATTCCATTCGAAGTTTTAGAATCTGCCACCAACAATTTTAGTGACACCAACTGTATTGGGGATGGTGGGTTCGGAAAAGTTTATAAAGGAGAGATTCTCTTATCTGGCGTGCTGACCATGGTTGCTGTTAAGCGTTTAGATGAATCAAATGGACAAGGAAGGACTGAGTTTTGGAAAGAGATAACGATGCTTTTTCAATACAAACACCAAAATCTTGTCTCCCTCTTAGGCTTTTGTGACGAGGGCAGTGAGAAGCTTCTTGTGTACGAGTATCTATCGAAGAAAAGTCTAGACTTGTACCTAGATAGCGTCGATCTCACTTGGATGCAACGCCTTTTAATATGCCACGGGGCTGCAAAGGGACTACGCTATCTTCATGAGCCTGTAGAGGGGAGTAAGCACAGAGTCTTACACCGTGATATCAAAAGTGCAAATATCTTGTTGGATCACAACTGGAGATCCAAGATAACCGACTTTGGTTTGTCTAGAATGGCTCCTGCTAACCAAGAATTTACTCTTCTTTTTTCAAATGCAACAGGCACGGGGGGATATTGCGATCCATTGTATCAATATACGGGCTTGTTGACAAAGGAATCTGACGTGTATTCCTTTGGTGTTGTTTTGTTCGAAGTTCTTTGTGGAAGAGTTGCATATGCACAAGATAACAATGATATTGCGTTGGTGCCATTGGCACATAAATGctatgaagaaaataaattggaTACAATCATTCACTCTGGTATTAGGGATACAATTTCACCAAAGTCTTTAGAAAGGTTTACAGCGATAGCTTTTCAATGTTTGCAGATGAATCGTGAAGAACGACCATTAATGGCCAAAATCCAGGAAGAGATCGAAATTGCATATAGATATCAA GAATTCGCCAACATATCACTACCGGAAGTACCAATGGAAGAGATAGAAGTAGCAACTGGAAACTTTAAGTTGTGTATTTCGGAAATTAATGAATATTATCAGGTTTACGAAGGGGAACTTTCCATCTCCGGAGGAAAACCTACAATGGTCTTTATCAGGAGGTTTTCTGACTCCTTCCCAGGAAGcacaaatttatatttgtatcaaCTTATTTACTTCTCTCAGTTCTCTGGTGAAGAGCTTACAAATATTCTCCCTGTTGTCGGTTATTGTGATCACGAGGAAAAGGGAAAATTTGTTGTCCATAAATATGCACAGCGTGGAAGTTTAGATCAGTATATAAGCACGCATACTTCTACTACTCTTACGTGGCTCCAAAGACTTCAAATATGTGCCGGTGCAGCTCATGGATTACAAGGTCTCCATTATCAACGCATGATGCTGCGTGCAATTAGAAGCGCAAAGATTTTCCTAGATGACAATTGGATTGCTCATGTATGTAATTTTGTGATATCTTCCCCGAGTAGTTCAACAAGCTTAGATGACGTTGCTGCTGACCGTGTTTATGGTGCACCAGAGGTCGTTGTTAGTACTGGTAACGCGTCATTGAAGGGAGATGTATATTCTTTTGGCGTGGTACTATTTGAAGTTCTGTGTGGGAGGCTGTTCACCGAAGAGGTGGATGGCGTCATGTTATCGCCCAAACTCATCAAAGAGTTTTTTGAACAAAAGAAACTTGATGAGATTGTTGATCCTGctcttttaacaaaagacaacgTCAGCTCAGATTCCCTAGACACGTATTCAGCAATTGCGTATCGATGCTTGCATGATGATCCAAAACAACGACCTTCCATGGATGTTGTTGTACAAGAGCTTGAAGAGTTATTGAGGATCGAG AGAAACAAGACATAA
- the LOC122583645 gene encoding probable receptor-like protein kinase At5g38990 — protein MSSASIKEFQHLRISLQDLKSATNDFAETNCIGRGGFGKVYKGEIFLSGVLNAVAIKRLDRTFGQGTPEFWKEVLFLSQYKHENLVSLLGFCDENGENLLVYKYLSNRSLDLYLNSVNLSLSQRLVICVEAAMGLQYLHEPLEGSQQRVLHRDIKSANILLDHNWRAKIADFGLSKLSPANQQFSFAYSGVVGTMGYCDPVYAQKGFLTKESDVYSFGVVLFEVLCGRPSEQNYYSYNDIRRYLIALSRECYEKKKMYSIIHVGLQGHISLKCLEKFSTIAYRCTHIERAKRPTMDEVVKELKFALLDQVRFEIFSLAGSCMPSECGGMRNRTGEMGDSLACLNESIVGDHVVGQQVADNAVPVLFLVFGS, from the exons ATGTCATCTGCTTCCATTAAAGAGTTCCAACATCTCCGAATTTCACTCCAAGATTTAAAATCCGCGACCAATGATTTTGCGGAAACCAACTGTATCGGGCGTGGTGGGTTCGGAAAAGTTTATAAAGGGGAAATATTCCTTAGTGGCGTGCTCAACGCGGTTGCTATAAAACGATTAGATAGAACATTTGGACAAGGAACCCCTGAATTTTGGAAAGAGGTACTGTTTCTTTCTCAATATAAACACGAAAATCTTGTCTCCCTCTTAGGCTTTTGTGACGAGAATGGTGAGAATCTTCTTGTCTACAAGTATCTATCTAACAGAAGCCTCGACTTATACCTAAATAGTGTCAATCTCTCGTTGAGTCAACGCCTTGTCATATGCGTGGAGGCAGCAATGGGATTACAGTATCTTCATGAACCTCTGGAGGGGAGCCAACAAAGAGTATTACACCGAGATATCAAAAGTGCAAATATATTGTTGGATCATAATTGGAGAGCTAAGATAGCAGACTTTGGTTTATCGAAACTGAGTCCCGCTAACCAACAATTTAGTTTTGCTTATTCTGGAGTAGTAGGTACAATGGGCTATTGCGATCCCGTATATGCCCAAAAAGGCTTCTTGACAAAAGAATCTGATGTATATTCTTTTGGTGTGGTTTTGTTTGAAGTTCTTTGTGGAAGACCAAGTGAACaaaattattactcgtataatgaTATTCGCAGATATCTCATTGCATTGTCACGGGAATGCTACGAAAagaagaaaatgtattcaattaTTCACGTTGGTCTACAAGGTCATATTTCCTTAAAGTGTTTGGAAAAGTTTTCAACAATAGCATATCGATGTACACACATAGAACGTGCAAAACGACCAACAATGGATGAAGTCGTGAAAGAGCTTAAATTTGCATTGCTTGATCAA GTCCGTTTTGAAATATTCTCGTTAGCAGGTTCGTGTATGCCCTCTGAATGTGGGGGAATGAGAAATCGAACGGGTGAAATGGGTGATTCTTTAGCATGCCTAAACGAATCTATTGTTGGAGATCATGTTGTCGGGCAACAAGTAGCCGATAATGCAGTGCCGGTACTTTTTCTTGTGTTTGGATCATAA